CCACGGCAACGGTGGCACTGGTCAACGCTTTGACTGGTCATTATTGGCCGGACAACCACTGGATAATGTGCTGCTGGCGGGTGGGTTAAGTGCTGACAACTGTTGTGCAGCAGCCCAACAGGGTTGTGCCGGTCTTGATTTCAACTCCGGTGTAGAAAGTGCCCCCGGCATCAAAGATCCACAACTGATCGCCGCTGTTTTCCAGACGTTACGCGCTTACTGATGGATGATTTTGCTGGCTAACTTTATTCATGGACATACTTTAGTAACCCCATAGGACAGAAAAATGACCACACTTAATCCTTATTTTGGCGAGTTCGGTGGCATGTATGTGCCGCAGATTTTGATGCCAGCATTGAAGCAACTGGAAGAGGCTTTTGTCAGTGCTCAACTGGACCCTGAGTTCCAGGCAGCATTTCAAGATCTGTTAAAGAACTATGCTGGTCGCCCGACCGCACTAACCCTGTGTCAGAATTTGACCGCCGGGACAAAAACCAAGTTATATCTGAAACGTGAAGACCTGCTGCACGGCGGCGCGCACAAAACCAATCAGGTTTTGGGTCAGGCTTTATTGGCCAAACGCATGGGTAAAACCGAAATCATTGCGGAAACCGGCGCAGGTCAACATGGGGTGGCTTCAGCACTGGCTTGCGCCCTGCTCGGCTTGAAATGCCGTATTTATATGGGTGCCAAAGACATTGAGCGCCAGTCACCAAACGTGTTCCGTATGCGCCTGATGGGGGCTGAAGTGATCCCGGTGCACAGCGGTTCTTCCACCTTGAAAGATGCCTGTAATGAAGCACTGCGCGATTGGTCTGGCAGCTACGAAACCGCCCACTATATGTTGGGAACCGCAGCAGGCCCACACCCTTACCCGACTATCGTGCGTGAATTCCAACGGATGATCGGCGAAGAAACCAAAGCGCAGATGTTAGCCCGAGAAGGCCGCCTGCCGGATGCGGTACTGGCATGCGTAGGTGGTGGTTCGAATGCGATTGGTATGTTTGCTGATTTTATCGATGAGCCAGGTGTTGGTCTGATTGGCGTTGAACCGGCAGGGCTGGGTATTGAAACCGGCCAGCATGGCGCTCCGCTCAAGCACGGTAAAGTGGGTATCTACTTCGGTATGAAATCGCCGATGATGCAGACCAGTGACGGTCAAATCGAAGAGTCCTACTCTATTTCTGCCGGGTTAGACTTCCCATCCGTAGGGCCACAGCATGCCTATTTAAATAGTATTGGTCGTGCTGATTATGTTTCCGTTACCGATGACGAAGCATTAGATGCCTTTAAAGCACTGTCATGCAAAGAAGGGATTATTCCAGCGCTGGAATCCTCCCATGCCTTGGCTCATGCCTTAAAAATGATTAAAGCGTCGCCGGAAAAAGAACAGATATTGGTAGTGAATCTGTCCGGGCGCGGTGATAAAGACATTTTCACCGTTCACGATATTCTGAAAGCACGGGGAGAGATTTAATGGAGCGTTATCAGCAGCTTTTCAATCAGTTGGCAGCAAAAAAAGAAGGTGCATTTGTTCCCTTCGTACAGTTAGGTGATCCAACACCTGCTCTATCTTTAGACATTATTGATACATTAATTGCGGCGGGTGCAGATGCGTTGGAGTTAGGTATTCCATTCTCTGATCCGTTGGCTGATGGCCCAACCATTCAAAATGCAGCATTGCGTGCGTTTGCCGCTGGCGTGACGCCCGGTATCTGCTTTGAGATGCTGGCAGAAATCCGCAAAAAACACCCTACTATTCCCATTGGTCTACTGATGTATGCGAATCTGGTATTCCACAACGGAATTGATAGTTTCTACCAGCGTTGTGCTGCTGTCGGTGTCGATTCAGTGCTCATTGCTGACGTACCGTTTGAAGAGTCAGCCCCGTTCCGCGCAGCGGCACTGCGCCACGGCATCGCGCCTATCTTTATTTGCCCGCCAAATGCGGACGATGATTTACTGCGCGAGATAGCCTCTCATGGCCGTGGTTACACCTACTTACTGTCACGCGCAGGTGTCACTGGTGCTGAGAATCATGGCCACCTTCCGCTGAATCATCTGATTGATAAACTGCGTGAGTACCATGCCGCCCCAGCACTGCAAGGTTTTGGTATTTCAGAGCCGGAACAAGTGAAAACCAGCCTGGCAGCAGGTGCTGCCGGGGCAATTTCTGGCTCCGCAATTGTAAAAATCATTGAAAACAATGTCTCACAGCCCGCAGAGATGTTGGCCCAATTGTCCCGTTTTGTGACCGAAATGAAAGCGGCGACTCGTCGTTAATTTCACTATCAGCGCCTGATTGCTCGTTCAAATCAGGCGCTATATTCGCTCGAAATTCTCGCCTGCCACGCTATA
The sequence above is drawn from the Yersinia intermedia genome and encodes:
- the trpB gene encoding tryptophan synthase subunit beta, whose translation is MTTLNPYFGEFGGMYVPQILMPALKQLEEAFVSAQLDPEFQAAFQDLLKNYAGRPTALTLCQNLTAGTKTKLYLKREDLLHGGAHKTNQVLGQALLAKRMGKTEIIAETGAGQHGVASALACALLGLKCRIYMGAKDIERQSPNVFRMRLMGAEVIPVHSGSSTLKDACNEALRDWSGSYETAHYMLGTAAGPHPYPTIVREFQRMIGEETKAQMLAREGRLPDAVLACVGGGSNAIGMFADFIDEPGVGLIGVEPAGLGIETGQHGAPLKHGKVGIYFGMKSPMMQTSDGQIEESYSISAGLDFPSVGPQHAYLNSIGRADYVSVTDDEALDAFKALSCKEGIIPALESSHALAHALKMIKASPEKEQILVVNLSGRGDKDIFTVHDILKARGEI
- the trpA gene encoding tryptophan synthase subunit alpha, with the protein product MERYQQLFNQLAAKKEGAFVPFVQLGDPTPALSLDIIDTLIAAGADALELGIPFSDPLADGPTIQNAALRAFAAGVTPGICFEMLAEIRKKHPTIPIGLLMYANLVFHNGIDSFYQRCAAVGVDSVLIADVPFEESAPFRAAALRHGIAPIFICPPNADDDLLREIASHGRGYTYLLSRAGVTGAENHGHLPLNHLIDKLREYHAAPALQGFGISEPEQVKTSLAAGAAGAISGSAIVKIIENNVSQPAEMLAQLSRFVTEMKAATRR